In the Stakelama saccharophila genome, GCCGACAATGACCCGAAACGAGCGCCGATACCTTCTGACCGGCCCGATCGCCACCTGGCTGGGCATGCTCCTTCTCGGCGCGATCAGTGCCGGCTACACCCAGATACCGGGAACACCGATCCGGCTGGTCGTCCAGCTCGTCCTGCTGTCGGTGCAACTTGCGCTGATTACCCTGTTCTTCATGCAGTTGCGCCGCGCCGAGGGGCTGGTCCGACTGGCTGCGATGGCGGGCGCCATCTGGGCATCCTTCCTGTTTCTCTTCGCCTTCAGCGACTATCTGACGCGCTGATTTCTCATACAACGCCGGCTTTTGAACCAAGCCATTGCTTTGGTCGGCTTTTAAAGTCGTGGCCCCCTTCTGTTCAGGCCCCGTCAATCCGCTATATGGCACCGTTCATCGCAAATGGCCGGGGGAGCCTTCCCTTCGGCTACGTGTTAGAACTGATACAGCCGACGATTCCGTTCAACAGCGCGGACCCACCGGCATCAGGAGGATTTTGATGTTCAATCGCCGACCTTTTCGTTTTCGCAAGGCGCTGATCGGGACCGCGCTTGCCGGCGCGTTGCTGGTCACCGGCTGCACCTCGCCGACGCCTTATCGGCCTGCGACCGGCTACGGTGCCAATGCGACCGGCTATACCGACCAGCGGATCGAGCCCGACCGCTATATGGTCAGTTTCCAGGGCAACAGTGCCACCGCACGTGAGACGGTGGAACGCTATCTGCTCTATCGCGCGGCGCAGCTCACCCTGGAACAGGGCTATGACTATTTCGTGCTCGCCCACCGCGACACCGACAAGCAGACCCGGACCTATGCCACCGGCGATCCGTTCGGCGGACCGTTCGGATATGGTGGCTGGAACCCCTATTGGCGGTATTATTCGCCCTATTACGGCTGGGGCGGCTGGGGTCCCTATGGCGACCCGTTCTGGGGCGGCCGCGACATCGACGTCCGCACCATCGACAAGTACCAGGCGATGGCGGAAATCGTTCTCGGCCGGGGCGAAAAGCCCAAGGACAATGTCCGGGCCTTCGACGCCCGCGCCGTGATCGACAATCTCGGCCCGACGGTGCGGCCGCCCGAGCGCGGCTGATCTGCCCCGACTGCTTGAAAGGCCCTCTTCCGCACCACCGCGGAAGAGGGCCTTTTCATGTCGGCACCGGTTCGGGCGCGCTATTGCAGCGCGCCGTGACAATGCTTGTACTTGCGGCCCGAACCGCACGGACACGGCGCATTGCGGCTGACCTGTCCCTTCCACGCTTCCGGATCGTCGCCGGCCGGCGTGTTCCGGGCCGGCTGCGGCGTCTGGAAAGGCGGCTGCGGCGATGCACCGGCCGGCCCCGAGCCGGCGACACCGGCGGCGTCCACATCGTTGGTATCGTCCTCGCCGGTCAGCGGGTCGAAGTGCGAGGTGATGAAGTCCGGCACTTCCGGCAGCGGCGGCGGGGCCATGTTGAATTCGGCAAAGGCCAGCACCTTCGTCACATCCTCGCGAATGCTCGCCAGCATCCGTTCGAACAGGGCGAAGGCTTCCTGCTTATATTCGTTGATCGGCGTCTTCTGCGCATAGGCGCGCAGATGGATGATCGAGCGCAGCGCGTCGAGCATCGCCAGATGCTCCTTCCAGTGATGATCGAGATTCTGCAGCAGAATCGACTTTTCGATCTGGCGCCAGGTCTTCTCGTCCTCGATCTCGCCGCGCTTGCGCGCCACGACGGCGTCCGCCGCCTCCCGGACACGTTCCTCGACCACCTCGGGATCGATGCCGTCCTCGTCCTCGATCCAGGAATCGATGGGAACCTCGATATTGAGGATCTCCTGCGCCCGTTCCTTCAGCCCCTGCGTATCCCATTGCTCGGGATAGGTGCCGGGCGGGCAGGTTTCGGCGACGATGGTGTTCACCGTCTCGAAACGCATGTCCTCGACCACGTCCTCGACCGTGTCGGCGTCCATGATGTCGGAGCGCTGCTCGTAGATCACCTTGCGCTGGTCGTTCATGACGTCATCATATTCGACCACCTGCTTGCGGATGTCGTAATTGCGCGCCTCGACCTTCTTCTGCGCGGTCTCGATCGCCTTGGTCAGCCAGCGTGACGACGGCATCGCCTCGCCATCGGCGAGGTTGGAGCGCATCATCTTGGCGAACATCGTGTCGGGCCCGAAGATGCGCAGCAGATCGTCGTCCAGACTCAGGTAGAAGCGGCTGAGGCCCGGATCGCCCTGACGGCCCGAACGCCCGCGAAGCTGGTTGTCGATGCGGCGGCTTTCATGCCGTTCGGTGCCGAGCACGAACAGGCCGCCGGCATCCAGAACACGCTGCTTTTCCGCCTCGATCCCCTGCTTGATGCGCTCGATCGCGGCATCGCGTTCGGGACCTTCGGCCATGTCGGAAAGTTCGTCGTTGATACGGAAATCGAGATTGCCGCCGAGCTGGATATCGGTGCCGCGACCGGCCATGTTGGTGGCGATCGTCACCGCGCCGGCACGCCCGGCCTGGGCGACGATATGCGCCTCCATCTCGTGATAGCGGGCGTTCAGGACCTTGTGCGGCACCTTTTCCTTCTTGAGAAATTCGGACAGCAGTTCCGACTTCTCGATCGAGACGGTGCCGACCAGGACCGGCTGCCCCTTTTCGGCATGTTCCTTGATCGTCCGGGCGATCCCGAGAAACTTGTCCTCCAGCGACTTGTAGAAGATGTCGTCGTCGTCGATGCGCTGGATCGGCACGTTGGTCGGGATCGTGACCACGTTCATCTTGTAGATGTCGAAGAATTCCGCCGCCTCGGTCGCCGCCGTGCCGGTCATGCCCGAAAGTTTCGGGTACATGCGGAAATAGTTCTGGAAGGTGATCGAGGCGAGCGTCTGATTCTCCGGCTCGATCTTCACGCCCTCCTTGGCCTCTACCGCCTGGTGCAGACCGTCGGACCAGCGCCGCCCCTCCATCATGCGGCCGGTGAATTCGTCGATGATGACGATCTTGCCTTCCTTGATCAGGTAATCGACATCGCGCTTGAACATCTTGTTCGCGCGCAGCGCCTGATTGACGTGATGGACGACCTGCGTGTTCTCGAAATCGTAGAGGTTCGATCCTTCGAGCAGGCCCGCCGCCTCCAGCGCGCGCTCGACCTTTTCGGTGCCGTCTTCGGTCAGGATGATCGACTTCTGCTTCTCATCCATCTCGTAATCGTCGTCGCCCAGCTCCTTCACGATGGCGTTCACGCTTATATAGAGTTCGGAGCGGTCATCGGTCGGGCCGGAGATGATGAGCGGCGTCCGCGCCTCGTCGATCAGGATC is a window encoding:
- a CDS encoding CC0125/CC1285 family lipoprotein, which translates into the protein MFNRRPFRFRKALIGTALAGALLVTGCTSPTPYRPATGYGANATGYTDQRIEPDRYMVSFQGNSATARETVERYLLYRAAQLTLEQGYDYFVLAHRDTDKQTRTYATGDPFGGPFGYGGWNPYWRYYSPYYGWGGWGPYGDPFWGGRDIDVRTIDKYQAMAEIVLGRGEKPKDNVRAFDARAVIDNLGPTVRPPERG
- the secA gene encoding preprotein translocase subunit SecA; this translates as MLGGLAKSLFGSSNDRYVKSLRPIVQKINDLEPQMQAMSDEELSQQTVRFRERLGRKETLDDILPEAFATVREASVRVLGMRHFDVQMIGGIVLHRGEIAEMRTGEGKTLVATLAVYLNALDESGVHVITVNDYLAARDAEWMGQVYRFLGMTVGVIVPDLTDQQRRDAYNSDITYGTNNEFGFDYLRDNMKMERESMVQRPFSFAILDEVDSILIDEARTPLIISGPTDDRSELYISVNAIVKELGDDDYEMDEKQKSIILTEDGTEKVERALEAAGLLEGSNLYDFENTQVVHHVNQALRANKMFKRDVDYLIKEGKIVIIDEFTGRMMEGRRWSDGLHQAVEAKEGVKIEPENQTLASITFQNYFRMYPKLSGMTGTAATEAAEFFDIYKMNVVTIPTNVPIQRIDDDDIFYKSLEDKFLGIARTIKEHAEKGQPVLVGTVSIEKSELLSEFLKKEKVPHKVLNARYHEMEAHIVAQAGRAGAVTIATNMAGRGTDIQLGGNLDFRINDELSDMAEGPERDAAIERIKQGIEAEKQRVLDAGGLFVLGTERHESRRIDNQLRGRSGRQGDPGLSRFYLSLDDDLLRIFGPDTMFAKMMRSNLADGEAMPSSRWLTKAIETAQKKVEARNYDIRKQVVEYDDVMNDQRKVIYEQRSDIMDADTVEDVVEDMRFETVNTIVAETCPPGTYPEQWDTQGLKERAQEILNIEVPIDSWIEDEDGIDPEVVEERVREAADAVVARKRGEIEDEKTWRQIEKSILLQNLDHHWKEHLAMLDALRSIIHLRAYAQKTPINEYKQEAFALFERMLASIREDVTKVLAFAEFNMAPPPLPEVPDFITSHFDPLTGEDDTNDVDAAGVAGSGPAGASPQPPFQTPQPARNTPAGDDPEAWKGQVSRNAPCPCGSGRKYKHCHGALQ